In Ipomoea triloba cultivar NCNSP0323 chromosome 7, ASM357664v1, a single genomic region encodes these proteins:
- the LOC116025810 gene encoding uncharacterized protein LOC116025810, with protein MAGPSSTNNIKFLCSYGGKILPRHPDGKLRYYGGETRVLSVDRSISFSELLVKLGEMYGASVSLRCQLPAEDLDALVSITSDEDLANLIEEYDRCGSIKIRAFLSPPKSTKKGSPPLLSTASSSTSNSSMSPRLPYTAPRFLASSRGGKCIHQMSKLSVMSPCYEKRGGKPPQYAHHLGPGNTGHIYLIHHGNYWQ; from the exons ATGGCTGGACCTTCTTCTACAAACAACATCAAATTCCTCTGTAGCTACGGCGGCAAGATTCTCCCCCGTCACCCAGACGGCAAGCTCCGTTACTATGGCGGCGAGACCCGGGTCCTGTCCGTTGATCGCTCCATCTCTTTTTCCG AGCTGCTGGTGAAGCTCGGGGAAATGTATGGAGCATCGGTGAGTCTAAGGTGTCAGCTCCCAGCTGAAGACTTAGACGCGTTGGTGTCCATAACTTCCGATGAGGATCTCGCCAATCTCATCGAGGAATATGATCGTTGCGGCTCCATCAAGATTAGAGCTTTCCTTTCGCCCCCGAAATCCACCAAAAAGGGCTCTCCTCCTCTGCTCTCAACTGCTTCTTCCTCTACTAGCAATAGCTCTATGTCACCAAGATTGCCCTACACTGCTCCCAGATTCTTAGCATCATCTCGTGGTGGGAAGTGCATCCATCAGATGTCGAAGCTCTCAGTGATGTCTCCTTGTTATGAGAAGCGTGGTGGAAAACCTCCTCAGTATGCCCACCACCTTGGTCCTGGAAACACTGGCCATATTTACTTGATCCACCATGGAAATTACTGGCAGTAA
- the LOC116024633 gene encoding plant intracellular Ras-group-related LRR protein 3, giving the protein MEIEQVSGGESVQPKDERPVDEEVEEILMKAFQGELVDRVDLSGRQLIILPEPFGKLHALLSLNLSHNQLQAIPDSIAGLVKLEELNLSANLLQSLPDSIGLLINLKILDVSGNKLKALPATIAGCRALVELDASYNNLTILPKNIGYGLSNLEKMNVSLNKLCILPISICEIKSLRYLDVHFNELHGLPPAIGMLTNLEFLNASSNFNDLKQLPETICNAANLRDLDLSNNQIRVLPDGFYRLESLSGLNLDQNPLVIPPPEIAKEGAEAVKEFMRKRMMEMVAAAEERMAAEENKETQTGWLAWGSSMVNNLVSEVSRGYSDYFGGNAPSPSPSPKAWDPFLDQPR; this is encoded by the exons ATGGAAATAGAACAAGTTTCAGGGGGTGAGTCTGTGCAGCCAAAAGATGAAAGGCCTGTTGATGAAGAAGTGGAAGAAATTCTGATGAAAGCATTCCAGGGAGAGTTGGTTGACAGAGTTGACCTTTCAGGCCGGCAGCTCATCATCCTGCCCGAACCCTTTGGGAAGCTTCACGCCTTGCTTTCTCTCAATCTTTCCCACAATCAATTACAG GCGATTCCAGACTCAATAGCAGGGCTAGTTAAATTGGAAGAGCTGAATTTATCAGCTAACCTTCTTCAATCCCTACCAGATTCTATTGGCTTGTTGATCAATCTCAAGATTTTGGATGTCTCCGGGAATAAACTTAAGGCCCTCCCTGCCACCATTGCTGGCTGCAG GGCATTGGTGGAGTTGGATGCAAGCTACAACAACCTGACAATTTTGCCGAAAAACATAGGCTATGGACTCTCAAATCTTGAGAAGATGAACGTCTCCCTCAACAAGCTATGCATCCTGCCAATATCCATTTGCGAAATCAAGTCCCTGAGATACCTAGACGTGCATTTCAACGAGCTCCACGGCCTACCGCCGGCGATCGGCATGCTCACGAATCTCGAGTTCTTGAACGCCAGCAGCAACTTCAACGATCTGAAACAACTCCCAGAAACAATCTGCAATGCCGCGAATCTGAGAGACCTCGATCTGAGCAACAACCAAATCCGCGTTCTCCCGGACGGATTTTACCGGCTGGAGAGTCTCTCCGGGCTGAATTTGGATCAGAATCCGCTGGTGATTCCGCCGCCTGAGATAGCGAAGGAAGGGGCGGAGGCGGTGAAGGAGTTCATGAGGAAGAGGATGATGGAGAtggtggcggcggcggaggagagAATGGCGGCGGAAGAGAATAAGGAAACGCAGACAGGGTGGTTGGCTTGGGGTTCGTCAATGGTGAATAATTTGGTTTCCGAGGTTTCTCGGGGATATTCAGATTACTTTGGCGGGAATGCTCCCAGTCCTAGTCCTAGTCCCAAGGCGTGGGATCCCTTTTTGGATCAACCGCGATGA
- the LOC116025440 gene encoding bifunctional dTDP-4-dehydrorhamnose 3,5-epimerase/dTDP-4-dehydrorhamnose reductase-like, which translates to MESQKHLKFLIYGKTGMIGGMLGKFCEEKGIPFEYGKARLEDRSQLLSDIIGVNPTHVFNAAGATGTPNADWCEFNKLETIRSNVVGVLNLADVCEEKGVLLLHFGSGCIYDYDSEHPMGSGVGFREEDKSNYAGSFYSKTKGMVEDLLGAYKNICILRVKMPLISDLNHPRNLIKKLLGYEKVVNIRNSMAVLDKLLPMAIEMAKRNKGIWNFTNLGVISRNELLELYKKYVDPSLTWTNFTLKDQRKVLAAARCNNELDSSKLKREFPELLGVKESLIKYVFEPNTKKIWSLNTGQSL; encoded by the exons ATGGAAAGCCAGAAGCATCTGAAGTTCTTGATCTATGGGAAAACTGGGATGATTGGGGGCATGTTGGGGAAGTTTTGTGAGGAAAAAGGGATCCCGTTCGAGTACGGGAAAGCCCGTTTGGAGGATCGGTCTCAATTGCTGTCGGATATCATCGGAGTCAACCCGACCCACGTTTTCAACGCCGCCGGGGCGACCGGCACGCCTAATGCGGACTGGTGCGAGTTTAATAAATTGGAGACAATTCGGTCCAACGTTGTTGGGGTTTTGAATTTGGCCGATGTTTGTGAGGAGAAGGGTGTCCTCCTGCTGCACTTTGGCAGTGGTTGTATTTATGATTATGATTCGGAGCATCCGATGGGTTCGGGTGTCGGGTTCAGGGAGGAAGATAAATCCAACTATGCTGGCTCCTTCTACTCTAAAACCAAGGGCATG GTGGAAGATTTGTTGGGGGCATACAAAAACATATGCATTCTCAGGGTGAAAATGCCACTAATTTCTGACCTTAACCATCCTCGTAACTTGATAAAGAAACTCCTAGGATACGAGAAAGTGGTGAACATTCGAAACAGCATGGCAGTGTTGGACAAGCTGCTACCAATGGCAATCGAGATGGCCAAAAGGAACAAAGGGATATGGAATTTTACCAACCTAGGTGTCATATCCCGCAATGAACTTTTAGAATTATACAAAAAGTATGTTGACCCTTCTTTAACTTGGACCAACTTTACCTTGAAAGATCAGAGGAAAGTTCTTGCTGCCGCTCGTTGTAACAACGAGCTTGATTCTTCGAAGCTGAAGCGTGAGTTTCCTGAATTGTTGGGAGTTAAGGAGTCATTGATAAAGTACGTTTTTGAGCCCAACACTAAAAAAATTTGGTCCTTAAACACAGGGCAATCTTTGTAG